The Vicinamibacteria bacterium sequence CGCCGCGGAGGGGGCGGGCGGTCCCGCCCAGGTCCAGGGCGCCAGGGCGGCGGTGAGAACCAGGTTGGCGTTGGGGGGAGAGGCGCCTCCGGCGGGACAGGCAGCCCCAGCGCCGCCTATCGTCGCCGGCTGGATCGTGAAGCCATTCGCAGTGTCGGTAAGGAGAACGAAGCCCCCCGGGGCGGCAAGGAGCTGGCCCAGGCAGGCCGTCACGGGCTCCCGCGTGACAAACGTCCCCGCTGCACCGGCAAGCGGCGCCGCGTTGCAGACGCTCTGGCTCGTGCACCGGTCGTCGGTCCCCAGGACCTCGAGCACGTCGCTATTGACCGAATCCCCGCCCCGGGTCCCGGCGGGGACGTTGCCGAGAGCGCCCGCCATCCCGCAGCCGTTCAGGCCGGGGAGGGCATTGCAAGGCCCCCCTGCCGGATCCTGTATCGTGAAGACTTGCGACCAGATCGGCATGCCGGACCCGGCGTTCTCGATGTCCCGGGTGATGATGTCCATGGCAAGGCGGATGTTCTGCTGGCGGTCCGCCAGTTCCGGCTCGCGACGGAACGCGCTGTGTCCCGACGTGAGCAGGCCGTAGATGGCTCCTGTCACGATGAGCGTGACCGTCATGGCCACCAGAAGTTCGATCAAGCTGAACCCTTCCTGGACCGGCCCCGCGACTTGTTTCATAGCCTGCGCTCCTACCCTCCGCGATCCGCCGTTTTGAAGGTCTTGCCGCTTCATCTCGGACCTCAGGGCGGCGCCGGGCAGCCGCCGGTAGGAGAGGAATCGGTGCAGCTGCGGAAGGAGGTGAACTGCGCGCGGGAGCGTGCCCCGGACAGGGCGCCCGTCCCCTCGGAGCGGATGCCGATGTAGAGCAAGCGGGCGGTGCCGGGGACCGCGCTGATCTGCCAGCGCGTATGGATGAGGCCCACCCCCGGAATGACGTCATCACAATCGTAGTCCGTTAGGGGGGCGACTGGACAAGGATTCGCTGGGAACGTGATGTCCGCGGTGAGGCTTCCCCCCGCGGTCAGGTTCTGGAAGGATGTCGTCTTCAGGAACTCCAGGCGCTGGGAGGCGGAGAGGGTGGCGGCCGTGCTTTGGCTGGCGACAGAGTTCGAGCTGGCCGCCACCAAGAGAAGGTTCGTCACCGCCATGAGGCCGAAAATGAGGATCACGATCGCGGTGAGGGCCTCCACCAGGGTGAAGCCCGCTTCCCCGCCCCGATCCCCCGTGGCCACCACGGCCCGCGGCTCAGTCTTCGTCATGCGTGTCCTCACTGCGTCACCACGACGCGGCCGCCGGACGCGATCCGAACCGTCCGCCTGAGATTGGTTGTGTTCTCGATGAGCGTGATGATGACCCCGTTCGGGGGGTCGGGAGCGGCGTAGTTCAGGCCCGGCCCGAGGTTGCACCGCACGGGCGTCTCCGCAGCCGTGCAGAGGGCCCCCGGAAACACTCCGCCCGCGATCGCTCCCAAGCGATTGAACCGGAGCCCGGTGGCGTTCCCCCCCGCGGTGGAAAAGGAAATGCCCACGGGCAGGTCGTAAAGAGGCCCAAGTTGCTCGCCCGCGACCGCGTCCTCGATCACCCACCGGTAGCTGTCCCTGTCCACCATCACAAAAGAGACACCCAGGTTGGTATTCGTCATCACGGCCTTTGTGCGGGAGGCTTGGATCTGCGCGGCGACATTCTCGGTCGCTCCTCTGATCTTGTAGTTCCGGATGTACTGCCCGATGTTGGGAAGGGCAACCGCAGCCATGACCATGATGATCCCGACGACGAC is a genomic window containing:
- a CDS encoding prepilin-type N-terminal cleavage/methylation domain-containing protein, with amino-acid sequence MKQVAGPVQEGFSLIELLVAMTVTLIVTGAIYGLLTSGHSAFRREPELADRQQNIRLAMDIITRDIENAGSGMPIWSQVFTIQDPAGGPCNALPGLNGCGMAGALGNVPAGTRGGDSVNSDVLEVLGTDDRCTSQSVCNAAPLAGAAGTFVTREPVTACLGQLLAAPGGFVLLTDTANGFTIQPATIGGAGAACPAGGASPPNANLVLTAALAPWTWAGPPAPSAAAPIPGVAGPDVYLYPARVARYRIAINPDPADPSPALWRSTTGRFTPTGVAATEPGAAGFPGANSPWQMVARGIEDLQVEYQSGAGVWVNVAPGITINNYATIIRQVRVTLSARALAPQLAGQTSQVAGGAGGDAVRGQLVSVVTPRAAVVALQLGNQIR
- a CDS encoding prepilin-type N-terminal cleavage/methylation domain-containing protein, translated to MTENRREAGFTLVEMLVVVGIIMVMAAVALPNIGQYIRNYKIRGATENVAAQIQASRTKAVMTNTNLGVSFVMVDRDSYRWVIEDAVAGEQLGPLYDLPVGISFSTAGGNATGLRFNRLGAIAGGVFPGALCTAAETPVRCNLGPGLNYAAPDPPNGVIITLIENTTNLRRTVRIASGGRVVVTQ